The Microvirga thermotolerans sequence TCTCGTCATCACGCTGCCCTATGCGCTGCGCGTCCTCGCCACGACCTTGGGCAATCTCAACCTCGCCTGCGAGGAGGCAGCCTCCACGCTCGGGGGGCGTCCCCTGACGGTATTCCGCCGCGTGACGCTGCCCATGATGGCGCCCGGCATCGTGGCCGCGACCGCCCTGTGTTTCCTCGTCTCCTTCGACGAGGTCGTGATCACGCTTTTCCTCACGGGGCCGCGCCTGACGACCTTGCCGGTGGAGCTTTTCCACCATGTGGAGAGCCGCGCCGACCCGCTCGTCGCCAGCGTGTCGGTGCTGCTGATCCTTCTGACCCTGGCCGTGGTGATGGTCGTCGACCGTACGGTCGGCTTGTCAAGAACCTTCGTGAAGTGAGAGCCTTTCAGGCCTCGCCCGAACAGGCGGGATATCCTCGGCGTCGGCCGTCGCCTGCCCAGGTTCGTGCCTATGGAAGAACGAGCGGCGCATCCGCTCCGGCACGCCCGCCGTCCTGATCGGTCAACGAATTGTCCACTCCGGTCAAGCAGCTGCGCACGATCCGTGTGAGATTGCCCGATGTCATCGCCGATGTCTTGGAGTGGAAACCGAATATGTCCGTCATGGACGGCAATCCCTTGGCCGGAACCCACAGCCGCAGCCTGCCGCGACCCGGCATGGTCTGGCTTCCCGGCGGCACGTTCCGCATGGGTTCGGACCGGCATTATCCCGAGGAGGCGCCGGTCCACCGCGTGACGGTGGACGGCTTCTGGATGGACGCCGCCCCGGTCACCAACCGCCAGTTCCGCGCCTTCGTCGCAGCGACGGGACATGTCACGGTGGCGGAGAAGAGGCCCGATCCGAAGGACTATCCCGGCGCGCTGCCGCACATGCTGAAAGCAGGATCGCTGGTGTTCAGCCCGCCGGACCATCCGGTTCCCCTGAACGACTGGAGCCGATGGTGGGCGTTCGTGTTCGGGGCGAACTGGCGCCGCCCCTATGGCCCCGGTTCCTCGATCGAAGGTCTGGACGATCACCCGGTGGTGCACGTCGCCTATCCGGATGCCGAGGCCTATGCCCGCTGGGCCGGCAAGGAACTGCCGACCGAGGCCGAATGGGAGTTCGCGGCCCGCGGGGGGCTCGATGGAGCCGAGTTCGCCTGGGGCGACGAGCTCACGCCGGACGGCCGCCACATGGCGAACACCTGGCAGGGCCTCTTCCCGTTCCAGAACAGCCGCGAGGACGGCTACGAGCGCACCTCGCCGGTGAGAGCCTATCCGCCGAACGGCTACGGCCTCTACGACATGATCGGCAATGTCTGGGAATGGACGGGCGATTGGTACGAGCCGAAACACCCGGCCGACGCGGCCAAGCCCTGCTGCATCCCCTCGAACCCGCGCGGCGGGCGTGAGGAGGCGAGCTACGATCCCTGCCAGCCGGAGATCCGGATTCCGCGCAAGGTGCTCAAAGGCGGCTCGCATCTGTGCGCCCCAAGCTACTGCCGGCGCTACCGCCCGGCGGCCCGCCATCCGGAACCCGTCGATACCTCCACCAGCCATGTCGGCTTCCGCTGCGTGGTTCGGGAGACAAGGGGGATGCGGTGCCCGACCCCGTGACAGCCAATCAGTTGCTGCTGGCTCGCTTCGTGGTCGTCGTTGCCGCGGTCCTCGTCGGGCTCGGCCTGGTCTGGTACGGGTTCTCGACCGAGGTCCTGGGGCGGATCTGGCGCAACATCGCCGAGCGGCCCAGCGGCCCCCTGACTTTCCGCTTCGTCCTCCAGCCGACCATGGCGGCCATCGTGGCCTTCCGCGACGGGACGACCGACGCACGCCTCAACCGCTCGCCGTACCTGTGGACCCTCCTCACGGACCGGAACGGGAGCGCCGAGCGCCTGCGCGAGGGGGTGATCGCGACCGCGCGGATCATCCTGTTGGGCTTCGTCATGGACGGGATCTACCAGGCGTTCGTACTCGACGCGTTCTTCCCGGCCGAGACGGTGCTCGTCGCGATCCTGCTCGCGTTTCTTCCCTACCTTCTCCTGCGAGGGCCGTTCTGCCGCCTTGCCGGGTGGTGGTTACGCCGCAGATCCGCCGATGCGGCATCGTGAGGAGTGCATCATGCCGACCGCCCGCTCGCACACCGTCCATCGCCGCAGAGGATCCCGCGATGGGCCGCGGCACTGCCGTCTCGCGCAGGAGTAGCGGACGCGGGGAAAGACAGGCCAGCCAGTGTGTTTGCGTGTTTCGTCCAGCCAGTTCGACCTAGAGGAGGCGTGCAATGGCGAAGAAACCGAACTTCCTGATCCTATGGGGCGACGATATCGGCCAATCGAACCTGAGCATCTTCACGAAAGGGCTGATGGGCTATCGCACTCCGAACATCGACCGCATCGGCGAGGAGGGTATGCTCTTCACCGATTACTACGGGGAACAGAGCTGCACGGCGGGCCGTGCGTCCTTCATCACCGGACAGTGCGGGCTGCGCACGGGCCTGACCAAGGTAGGCCTGCCGGGCGCCGAACTCGGCATGCGCGCCGAGGACCCGAACATTCCGGAACTGCTGAAGCCGTTGGGATACGTGACCGGCCAGTTCGGCAAGAACCATTTCGGCGACCGTGACGAGCACCTGCCGACGATGCACGGCTTCGACGAGTTCTTCGGCAACCTCTATCACCTCAACGCCGAGGAGGAGCCGGAGCTTCCCGACTATCCCAACGAAAAGGATTTCCCCAACTTCAGGAAAAACTTCGGTCCGCGCGGCGTGCTGCACTGCTGGTCGGACGGCAAGGGCGGACAGAAGATCGAGAACACGGGCCCGCTGACGAGGAAGCGGATGGAGACCGTCGACACCGAGTTCCTCGACGCCGCACAGAGCTTCATCAGGAAGGCGGCCAAGGACGGTAAGCCCTTCTTCGTCTGGTTCAACACGACGCACATGCACTTCCGCACGCACATCGAGGAACGAATCCGCGGCCAGGCAGGGCGATGGCAATCCGAGTATCACGACTGCATGATCGAGCACGACAAGCACATCGGCAGGATGCTCGACCTGCTCGACGAGCTCGGCATCGCCGACGACACGATGGTCATGTACAGCACCGACAACGGCCCGCACATGAACTCGTGGCCGGATGCCGCCATGACGCCGTTCCGCAACGAGAAGAACTCGATGTGGGAAGGCGCCTACCGCGTGCCGTGCCTGGTGCGCTGGCCGGGCGTGGTCAAGCCTGGGACGGTCTGCAACGAGATCGTCAGCCATCTCGATTGGCTGCCGACCATCGTGGAGGCGGCCGGAGCCCCGGACATCAAGGAGAAGCTCAAGAAGGGCGGATACGAGGCGAACGGCAAGAAGTTCAAGGTTCACATCGATGGCTTCAGCCTCATGCCGTACTTCACTGGAAAGGCCAAGCAGCACGAGCGGAAGGGGTTCTTCTACTTCACCGATGACGGCGACCTCGCCTGCCTTCGCTTCGATAACTGGAAGTTCGCCTTTATGGAGCAGCGGGCCCGCGGCACGCTCCAGATCTGGGCCGAGCCGATGGTAACGCTGCGCGTTCCGAAGATCTTCAATCTGCGCACCGATCCCTATGAGCGCGCGGACATCACCTCCAACACTTACTACGACTGGCTGCTGGACCACGCCTTCATGCTCGTCCCCGCACAGGCGGGCGTGGCGGAGTTCCTTGGGACGTTCAAGGATTTTCCGCCGCGTCAGAAGGCGGCAAGCTTCGGCATTGATCAGGTTATGGAAAAGATCATGGAGGCCGCAGGAGGGGGCCACCATTGAACCTTCCAAGTTCTGATTGAGCGGTTTGCAGGAGGGACCCGACCAGCAACGGGCTGCGGACAACGACGGCAACAGAGCGGCGGGCGGGAATCCGTCCGCCGCTCCCGAGACGCGGCATGGTTTGTACGGCCCGTGGCGGGCGCCGTTTTCGTGCTGCGGTTCTGCCAGACGAGGATGATCCTGACGATGGTTGATCCCAAACCGAAGTACCCTGTGAGCGATGACGTCTCCGTGGAATTGTCCGCACGCCGGACAGGCATGTCGTTTCAGCGCACCCGCATGAGTGCCGACCGAACCCTGATGGCGGTAATCCGGACGTCGCTGTCGCTCATAGGCTTCGGATTTACGATCTTCCAGTTCTTCCAGAGACTACGCGAAGCCGGCACGCTGACACAGGTCGGCTCCGCCCGGAACTTCGGCATCACCCTGGTCGCGCTCGGCATCCTGATGCTGGTCGGCGGTGTCGTCTATCACATCCAATACATGCTTGGCCTGCGCGCGCAGCGCAAGGATATGACAAACGCTCGGTTGATCCACGGCGAGAGCGGCTTTCCCGTGTCGCTGACGTTGATCACGGCCGTTCTCCTGCTCGCAACAGGCGTTGCCGCGATCATCAGCATGATCTTCCAGATCGGGCCCTTCGACTGAGGGGACGTCGGTCCACCCAATCGCAACGCCGGGGTCCAGGATGCCGAACATGATGCGACAATCTGGAACGGACCGTATTCCAGCGCAGATTTGGCCTCTTGGGCTTAAGAGGCGCCTAAAGCATCGGACGGGCATTCGAACTCATGTCCGATGCTCCAAGCTACCGATTTCGATCATCTTTTCGCGCAAGACCGGTTCCCACTTCTCCCGAAAAGGCTCTAGAACCCGCTCCACGGGTTCAGATTGATCGCGTGCGCCAGCGACTCGAACCGCCGGCTGCAGGCCAGGTGATAGTCGCCGGTCAGCCCCTGGGATCCATCGGGATCGCTCCGGAACTCCACCCGCTTCGTGCGGTCGTTTGGCAGGATCATGCGCTTGCAGGCTTGGCACAACGGGCCGCTCTGCCCGCCGCCATAAGGAAACTTGTCGTCGAGGAACACGCAACTCTCCGATCTTGTCACAGGCCGCCCGTGTCCCCGGCAGGGCTGCCGCAGACCGACGTTCGGTTGGTTACCAGATCCCCCTCCAACGTTGCTTCACGGCTCTTGTTCCGGCCAACGCCTTTTGGCGGCAGGCAAATGGCCAAGCACATCATACGTTTAGAGGCTGCGCAGCTTCACCCTCAAGGTTGCCCGCCGCGCCTGCGTGGATCACGTGAGAGCCGAACCGGGCCTGTCCGAGCGACCGGTCTGCCCGGCTCCCGGCCAGCACCGTTCCACGTAGGCCGCAAGATCCCATCGCACCCGACGACGAAGCGGCTCTCCCTCCGTTTTCATCGCCAGTGCGCAATCCGTTCTCAGAAGCCGCTCTCGCGCACCAGCACGGTGACGACACGACGCCAGACCGTTCGAAGAATACTCGCGGAGCGGCCGCTCAGGTGAACGGTCCCGGGCTGCGCCCGGGTCGTCCGCAGCGGTTGCGAAGTCTCCAGGATGACCCGGTAGAGGGGCAGTTCCGGAACGACGGCCTCGTCCACATAGGCCTCGATGCGCGCCTGCGAGAGATCGGCGATGGAGGCCAGCTTCTCTCCCTGCTTGACCCATTCGCCCTCCGCCATGGGATCTGCGAGCTCAACGACGGTTCCCGAGACCGGGGCTCTGATGTCGAGGCGCTCCAGCTCGACGGCGAGCGCGTCCCGCTCGGCTTTCGCTCCCTCCCATTCGTGGGCGAGAATCCGGGATCGTGCGAGGGATTCCGCGTTCTGCGACGTCGCGGCGATCTGATCCGCCAGGGCCCTTACCTTCCGCTCGGCCTGCGCGGCCTTGTAGGCGAGATCGGGAGACGTCATGCGGAAGAGGGATCTCTCCCTCGTCGACCGGCGCTTGCGCAAAGGCCGGCTCGCACCAGGCGCGAGAAGGATGAGGGTCGTAACGGCTGCGCGCTCTACGAGGCTTCGTTTCCTGACGTCTGTTCGGACATGGCCCTCCTGGAGCTCCGTTGCGGTCGAATGAAGGCGCCACCACAGCGGCGATGTTCTTCGGGACCGCCTCCAGGTTCGGAACCTCGATCTTGCCCGCCGACCATTCGCGCGACTTCTGCTTGATCGCCGCCACGAAACTCGGGAGGTTCGCGCTGTCGACTGGGCGCGCTGGTAGCCCTTGCGCGACAGCTGATACTGCTGCGCCGCGAGGTCCGATGGAACGGACAGGGTCGGCGCGTCGGAAACCGGCGTCACCATGATGGTCACGATGCGCGTTGTTAAGAGTGCGCTCGACGTGCCGTCGGCGAATGCGAAGTCGCCCGGATCCGCCGAAGGATTGTCGGTGTCGACGAATCCCTCGCTGCCGCGCGGGGCTTCATGCGGTGCCCGCGCTCGGGCTGCGCAAGATGATTTGACGAGAATGTCGCAGGCACATCGCTTGGCACGATCCCGCCTTCGCGTCCGAGGCTCAGGCGGCGCCTTTCCGCGGAGTTCAGGCCCACCGTGTCAGCGCGGTATCGACCGTCAGGACGCCCCCCGCGATCCTTCGGATCGAAGACGGCGTACGGGAGAAGCGCGGGGCAGGAGCGGGCTGGACCACGTCGTCGACCTCGACGAAGGTCTGCCGCGCCGCCATGTGCGGATGCGCGGCGGCCTCCTCCAGCGTCAGAACGGGGGTGACGCAGGTGTCGATGCCGCCGAGGATCGCGCACCATTCGTCCCTGGTCTTCAGCTTGAAGCGCTGCTCCAGGAGCGCATGCAGCCGATCCCAGTTCCGAGCGTCTTCACGGTCGGGCAGTTCGCTCCGGGCAAACCCCATACGCTCGCAGAGCAGATCGTAGAACTTCGGCTCGAGAGCTCCGACCGAAAGGTGCTTGCCGTCGGAGCACTCGAAGGTGCGGTAGAAGGGAGCGCCGCCGTCGAGGAGGTTTGCCGCCCGCCTGGAGGTCCAGCGTCCCTGGCTCGACAGGTCCGAGAACATCGCCATCAGGGACGCCGCGCCGTCGCAGATGGCGCAATCGACGACCTGGCCCAGGCCGGTCTGACGGGCCGAGACGATCCCGGCCAGGATGCCCGCCACGAGATACAGGGCTCCGCCCCCGTAGTCGCCGACGAGATTCAAGGGGGGAACCGGCCGGTCCGCCGGGCCGATGGCCGCGAGGGCGCCGGAAAGGGAGATGTAGTTGATGTCGTGGCCTGCCGTCCGGGAGAGCGGCCCCGTCTGGCCCCAGCCGGTCATCCTGCCGTAAACGAGCCTGGGGTTGCGCTTCAGGACGATATCGGGGCCGAGGCCGAGCCGTTCCATCACACCGGGCCTGAAGCCCTCAATCAGGGCGTCCGCCCGCTCGACGAGCGCCAGCACCTGCGCCACCTGCGAGGCGTCCTTCAGGTCCACATGAAGCGTCGGACGCCCCCTGCCGACGACGTTCTTCGAATAGGCATCGCCACCGCCGGGCCGGTCGATCCGCAGGACATCCGCTCCCATGTCCGCCAGAAGCATCGCAGCGAAGGGACCGGGTCCGATGCCCACGAACTCCAGGATCCGCAATCCGGAGAGAGGTCCGCTGCCGGTCTCTCCCCCGTCCCTTGCCGATGAAGGCTGCATGTCCGTCTCACCTGAAATCTGCGCCGGTTCCGGAGGGCGTCACAGGGACGAGGCGTATTCGCTTCTCAGTTCGCGCTTGAGCAGCTTGCCCGCGGTATTGCGCGGAAGCTCGTCGCGAAAGATGATCCGCTTGGGAAGCTTGAACGGGGCCAGCCGGGTGCGCGCGTGCTCGATCAGCGCCTCGGCGGTCACGTCGTGCCCCGGCCTGAGGACGACCACGGCGGTCACCGCCTCGATCCATTTGGGATCGGGGAGGGCGATCACCGCGACTTCCGACACGGCCGGATGGGTGAAGAGAGCCTCTTCCACCTCGCGGCTCGCGACCATCGTGCCGCCGGTCTTGATGACATCCTTCACCCGGTCGACGATGAAGAGATAACCCTCGTCGTCCATGTAGCCGATGTCGCCGGAGTGGAACCAGCCTCCCTCGAAGGCCTCCTCCGTCTCCTGCTGCTTGTCCCAGTATCCCAGGAGGAGCTGGGGCGAGCGGTGGACGATCTCGCCATAGGTGCCGCTCGGGACATCCCGCAGCTCCGTGTCGACCACGCGGGTTTCGACCGTCATGATCGGCCGACCGGCCGAAGCGGGCCTGGCATCGTGCTCTTCCGGGCGGAGCACCGTCGCAAGCGGCGCGATCTCGCTTTGGCCATAGCAGTTGAACGGCCGGGCTCGGGGGAGCCTGCGGCGCAGCTCCTCCAGAACCGGGACCGGCATGATCGAGGCGCCGTAATAGAGATTCTTGAGCGAGGTCAGGTCGCGCCTGTCGAAGTCCGGATGCCGCAGGAGGCTGATCCACACCGTCGGCGGCGCGAAGAACGATGTGATGCGATGCTCCTCGATCAGCCGGAGGCAGACGTCCGGCGCCGGCGCCTCAATCAGGATCGTCGATGCACCGAGGAGAAGCTGGGGCATCGTGAAGACGTGCATCTGGGCCGAGTGGTACAGCGGCAGGGCGGCGAGTGCCAGGTCCTGGCGCGTGAACTCCAGCTCAACCATGCAGGCCATGTATTCGGCCATGAGGGCCCGGTGGGTCATCATGGCGCCCTTGGGGGCCGCCGTCGTTCCGGACGTATAGAGGAGCTGAACGAGATCCGTCTCGTCCGCATCGGAATCCCGCGCGGGCCCGCGCGGCTTTCCGAGCGCGGTCGCAAGCACGTCGAAGGAGGACGAGCCGCCGGAGAAGGTCCCGCTGATCCTGAGCCTTGGAAGAAAGGCCGAAACGGCCGGCGCGAGAGCCGTGTCGAAGAACAGGGCCTGGGCGCCGGACTGCTCCACGATGTACGAAAGCTCCCGCTCCGTCAGCGCATAATTGATCGGAACGTGCACGAGCCCCGCCTGGGCGCAGGCGAGCCAGAGAATGAGATAGGCGTCCGAGTTGCGTCCGTAGGCGCCGACCCGGTCGCCCCGCTTGAGGCCGGCGGCCAGGAGAGCCTGCGAAACGGCATCGACGGCGGAGCCGAGTTCCGCATAGGTCCAGATCCGGTCCTTGAACGTCAGCCCCGGGCGCGGCCCGTTCCGGCGCACCGATCGGTGGAATGCATCGGAGATCGTGTTGCGCCGCGCCTTGGCGCCGATGGGGACCTCGACTCCCTGCCCGTCCATTGCATCCTCCCGTTCCCCGTCATCGATTCCGCCGGCGAACCCGAGACCGAGATCGCTCGGGTCTGAGAGAATTCGCCTTCGTGCAACAGCTCTGCGGCAGGTTGCCG is a genomic window containing:
- a CDS encoding formylglycine-generating enzyme family protein, with the translated sequence MDGNPLAGTHSRSLPRPGMVWLPGGTFRMGSDRHYPEEAPVHRVTVDGFWMDAAPVTNRQFRAFVAATGHVTVAEKRPDPKDYPGALPHMLKAGSLVFSPPDHPVPLNDWSRWWAFVFGANWRRPYGPGSSIEGLDDHPVVHVAYPDAEAYARWAGKELPTEAEWEFAARGGLDGAEFAWGDELTPDGRHMANTWQGLFPFQNSREDGYERTSPVRAYPPNGYGLYDMIGNVWEWTGDWYEPKHPADAAKPCCIPSNPRGGREEASYDPCQPEIRIPRKVLKGGSHLCAPSYCRRYRPAARHPEPVDTSTSHVGFRCVVRETRGMRCPTP
- a CDS encoding arylsulfatase, which codes for MAKKPNFLILWGDDIGQSNLSIFTKGLMGYRTPNIDRIGEEGMLFTDYYGEQSCTAGRASFITGQCGLRTGLTKVGLPGAELGMRAEDPNIPELLKPLGYVTGQFGKNHFGDRDEHLPTMHGFDEFFGNLYHLNAEEEPELPDYPNEKDFPNFRKNFGPRGVLHCWSDGKGGQKIENTGPLTRKRMETVDTEFLDAAQSFIRKAAKDGKPFFVWFNTTHMHFRTHIEERIRGQAGRWQSEYHDCMIEHDKHIGRMLDLLDELGIADDTMVMYSTDNGPHMNSWPDAAMTPFRNEKNSMWEGAYRVPCLVRWPGVVKPGTVCNEIVSHLDWLPTIVEAAGAPDIKEKLKKGGYEANGKKFKVHIDGFSLMPYFTGKAKQHERKGFFYFTDDGDLACLRFDNWKFAFMEQRARGTLQIWAEPMVTLRVPKIFNLRTDPYERADITSNTYYDWLLDHAFMLVPAQAGVAEFLGTFKDFPPRQKAASFGIDQVMEKIMEAAGGGHH
- a CDS encoding YidH family protein; the encoded protein is MILTMVDPKPKYPVSDDVSVELSARRTGMSFQRTRMSADRTLMAVIRTSLSLIGFGFTIFQFFQRLREAGTLTQVGSARNFGITLVALGILMLVGGVVYHIQYMLGLRAQRKDMTNARLIHGESGFPVSLTLITAVLLLATGVAAIISMIFQIGPFD
- a CDS encoding HlyD family efflux transporter periplasmic adaptor subunit is translated as MTSPDLAYKAAQAERKVRALADQIAATSQNAESLARSRILAHEWEGAKAERDALAVELERLDIRAPVSGTVVELADPMAEGEWVKQGEKLASIADLSQARIEAYVDEAVVPELPLYRVILETSQPLRTTRAQPGTVHLSGRSASILRTVWRRVVTVLVRESGF
- a CDS encoding CaiB/BaiF CoA transferase family protein; the encoded protein is MQPSSARDGGETGSGPLSGLRILEFVGIGPGPFAAMLLADMGADVLRIDRPGGGDAYSKNVVGRGRPTLHVDLKDASQVAQVLALVERADALIEGFRPGVMERLGLGPDIVLKRNPRLVYGRMTGWGQTGPLSRTAGHDINYISLSGALAAIGPADRPVPPLNLVGDYGGGALYLVAGILAGIVSARQTGLGQVVDCAICDGAASLMAMFSDLSSQGRWTSRRAANLLDGGAPFYRTFECSDGKHLSVGALEPKFYDLLCERMGFARSELPDREDARNWDRLHALLEQRFKLKTRDEWCAILGGIDTCVTPVLTLEEAAAHPHMAARQTFVEVDDVVQPAPAPRFSRTPSSIRRIAGGVLTVDTALTRWA
- a CDS encoding fatty acyl-CoA synthetase; protein product: MDGQGVEVPIGAKARRNTISDAFHRSVRRNGPRPGLTFKDRIWTYAELGSAVDAVSQALLAAGLKRGDRVGAYGRNSDAYLILWLACAQAGLVHVPINYALTERELSYIVEQSGAQALFFDTALAPAVSAFLPRLRISGTFSGGSSSFDVLATALGKPRGPARDSDADETDLVQLLYTSGTTAAPKGAMMTHRALMAEYMACMVELEFTRQDLALAALPLYHSAQMHVFTMPQLLLGASTILIEAPAPDVCLRLIEEHRITSFFAPPTVWISLLRHPDFDRRDLTSLKNLYYGASIMPVPVLEELRRRLPRARPFNCYGQSEIAPLATVLRPEEHDARPASAGRPIMTVETRVVDTELRDVPSGTYGEIVHRSPQLLLGYWDKQQETEEAFEGGWFHSGDIGYMDDEGYLFIVDRVKDVIKTGGTMVASREVEEALFTHPAVSEVAVIALPDPKWIEAVTAVVVLRPGHDVTAEALIEHARTRLAPFKLPKRIIFRDELPRNTAGKLLKRELRSEYASSL